A genomic window from Triticum urartu cultivar G1812 chromosome 7, Tu2.1, whole genome shotgun sequence includes:
- the LOC125524447 gene encoding probable E3 ubiquitin-protein ligase ATL44, whose product MRAPANLLHRAALANSGPGEPSSSPVSMKAPEQQQQTAPPMAVNSDMVLILASLLCALVCVLGLALISRCTCRRRRSASSFDDAPPPPKGLKKKVIHALPTVSFVANGPSPTPATGSSSECAICLAEYMEGEALRVLPRCGHGFHVACVDAWLRTCATCPSCRAPIVATPAGPASTTTVVVVAAANNRCGRCGELAAPTGGDDDTFLP is encoded by the coding sequence ATGCGCGCTCCGGCGAACCTCCTGCACCGCGCGGCCCTCGCGAACAGTGGCCCGGGCGAGCCATCGTCGTCGCCGGTGAGTATGAAGGCACctgagcagcagcagcagacggcGCCTCCGATGGCGGTCAACTCGGACATGGTGCTCATCCTAGCGTCGTTGCTATGTGCGCTCGTCTGCGTCCTCGGCCTCGCCCTCATCTCCCGGTGCACGTGCCGACGCCGCCGCTCGGCCTCATCATTCGATGACGCTCCTCCTCCCCCGAAGGGCCTCAAGAAGAAAGTTATCCACGCGCTCCCCACCGTCTCCTTCGTCGCCAACGGGCCTTCTCCGACGCCGGCGACAGGCTCGTCGTCAGAATGTGCGATCTGCCTGGCGGAGTACATGGAGGGGGAGGCCCTGCGCGTGCTGCCACGGTGCGGCCACGGCTTCCATGTCGCATGCGTCGACGCCTGGCTCCGGACCTGTGCCACGTGCCCCTCCTGTCGTGCCCCCATCGTTGCCACGCCCGCGGGGCCGGCGTCGACAACCACGGTGGTCGTCGTGGCGGCGGCAAACAACAGGTGCGGGAGGTGCGGCGAGCTGGCGGCGCCGACCGGTGGTGACGATGACACGTTTTTACCTTAG